In the genome of Gloeotrichia echinulata CP02, one region contains:
- a CDS encoding NHLP bacteriocin export ABC transporter permease/ATPase subunit yields the protein MRGQLYQVNGNQPILLNDPLRVRLVQSGSVALFAVTVKDGVIEGTRRYLCSVNPGEALFGTAVGSGGEQRQILAVAIGETELLQLHPEYFADLIAHGDESAIALVESWLRQLGTALSSVATLAMSEKIGGIGRFSLSNGQVFQPDAGVLSWLEITDGNLKFLGFEQLTLTSSTGIFPLSEQMWLEAVDAVQFATVSTPEIKEWEIIVTGVSQFNIQILHSIEILDKQEAEAELIRLRDRQNLNRQVTAEALGELASTLNQQAIDFFADGTPLLVAAGAVGRAMGIKIRPPARSENLQRVKEPLEAIVRASRIRMRQVLLRDNWWEQDCGPLLAYTEDNQPVALLPVSPTVYEIFQPGEHSRVRVDESIAARISPVAYMFYRSLPEQAFRAITLVQFALKGRVKDLLTIFCTGIGVTMLGMFTPQATAMIMDNAIPDSDRGLLLQIGLGLLVAAGGTGLFQIAQGFALLRIESAGDASTQAATWDRLLNLPVSFFRQYTTGDLLSRVTSVSAIRRQLGGRTLINLFTSFFTLFYLGQLFYYNSKLALVAVGVAIIAIAVTTFSGLLLLRQVRPLLEVKGNIFGQTVQLINGISKLHIAGAQERAFAFWSKNYSQQVKLELKTQQVEDAVALFNAIMPIVTNGVLFWFTLKLLEESKNAGTVGLSVGTFLAFNAAFGSFIQGTSNLSNTITEVLQIIPQWKRTSPILASIPEVNLSKADPGRLQGRIVVDHVTFRYRPDGPITLDDISLHAEPGEFIALVGSSGSGKSTMLRLLLGFESPESGGIYYDGQDLSGLDIEAVRRQLGVVLQNSQLTSASIFENIAAGAHITLEEAWEAARSAGFADDITAMPMQMHTVVSEGGGNISGGQRQRLLIARALALKPRILFFDEATSALDNRTQAIVSQSLDKLQVTRIAIAHRLSTIRNAHRIYVLQSGRVVQQGSFEELTAVEGLFAQLMARQMT from the coding sequence ATGCGCGGTCAATTGTACCAAGTAAATGGTAATCAACCAATTCTTTTAAATGACCCTTTGCGGGTAAGGCTTGTTCAGTCTGGCTCTGTGGCTTTGTTTGCTGTGACTGTCAAGGATGGGGTAATTGAAGGTACTCGGCGTTATCTGTGTAGTGTCAATCCCGGTGAGGCGCTGTTTGGAACCGCTGTAGGTTCTGGTGGTGAACAGCGTCAGATTTTAGCTGTGGCGATAGGTGAGACGGAATTACTACAACTACATCCAGAATATTTCGCTGATTTAATCGCTCATGGAGATGAAAGTGCGATCGCTTTGGTAGAATCTTGGTTGAGGCAACTTGGTACTGCTTTATCTTCAGTGGCTACTTTGGCGATGTCAGAAAAAATCGGCGGAATCGGTCGATTTTCTCTGTCTAATGGTCAAGTTTTCCAACCGGATGCGGGTGTTTTGAGTTGGTTAGAAATTACAGATGGGAATCTCAAGTTTCTGGGGTTTGAGCAATTAACTCTGACTAGTTCTACGGGTATTTTTCCCCTGAGTGAGCAAATGTGGTTAGAAGCTGTGGATGCAGTTCAATTTGCTACTGTTTCTACTCCCGAAATTAAGGAGTGGGAGATAATTGTCACGGGGGTATCCCAGTTTAATATTCAGATTTTACACTCTATTGAGATTTTAGACAAGCAAGAAGCTGAAGCGGAATTAATTAGATTGCGCGATCGCCAAAATCTCAATCGTCAAGTCACGGCTGAGGCTCTCGGTGAACTAGCATCGACGCTGAATCAGCAAGCTATCGATTTTTTCGCTGATGGTACACCGTTATTGGTCGCTGCTGGTGCTGTGGGCAGAGCGATGGGGATAAAAATTCGTCCGCCGGCGCGTTCGGAAAATCTCCAGCGGGTAAAAGAACCATTGGAGGCGATTGTCCGCGCTTCCCGCATTCGGATGCGCCAAGTGCTGTTGCGAGATAATTGGTGGGAGCAGGATTGTGGTCCGCTATTGGCTTATACTGAAGATAATCAACCAGTGGCATTACTCCCAGTTTCCCCTACTGTCTATGAAATATTCCAGCCTGGAGAACACAGTCGCGTCAGAGTCGATGAATCCATAGCTGCAAGAATCTCTCCTGTGGCTTATATGTTTTATCGGTCTTTACCCGAACAAGCATTTAGAGCTATAACTTTAGTGCAATTTGCGCTCAAAGGAAGGGTTAAGGATCTCCTGACAATTTTTTGCACGGGTATTGGGGTGACAATGTTAGGAATGTTTACTCCCCAAGCCACGGCGATGATTATGGATAATGCTATTCCAGATAGCGATCGCGGATTATTGCTGCAAATTGGTTTAGGTTTACTGGTTGCTGCTGGGGGTACAGGCTTATTTCAGATCGCCCAGGGATTTGCACTGCTGCGAATCGAAAGCGCTGGCGATGCTTCTACTCAAGCTGCTACCTGGGATAGATTGCTGAATTTACCCGTATCCTTTTTCCGACAATATACCACAGGCGATTTACTTTCTCGTGTCACTTCTGTCAGTGCAATTCGTCGTCAATTGGGTGGTAGAACGCTCATCAATCTCTTCACGAGTTTCTTTACACTGTTTTACCTCGGACAATTATTTTATTATAATTCTAAACTAGCTTTAGTTGCCGTTGGCGTGGCAATAATTGCGATCGCCGTCACTACCTTTTCTGGGTTGCTGCTGCTGCGTCAGGTACGTCCCCTACTAGAAGTCAAGGGAAATATTTTTGGACAGACAGTACAACTAATTAATGGTATTTCTAAATTGCATATCGCAGGCGCACAAGAACGCGCTTTCGCCTTCTGGAGTAAAAACTACAGTCAACAAGTCAAGCTAGAATTAAAGACACAACAAGTGGAAGACGCGGTGGCTCTGTTTAATGCCATCATGCCCATAGTGACCAATGGAGTCCTATTCTGGTTTACCCTCAAACTACTTGAAGAGTCAAAAAATGCAGGAACTGTCGGTTTATCCGTGGGAACTTTTTTAGCCTTCAACGCCGCTTTTGGCAGTTTTATTCAAGGAACCAGCAACCTCAGCAACACAATTACCGAAGTCTTACAAATCATCCCCCAGTGGAAACGCACTAGTCCAATTTTAGCCAGTATACCAGAAGTCAACCTCAGCAAAGCCGATCCTGGGAGACTCCAAGGGCGAATTGTTGTAGACCATGTTACTTTCCGCTATCGCCCTGATGGACCAATCACACTTGATGATATCAGTCTTCATGCAGAACCAGGAGAGTTTATTGCCTTAGTTGGCAGTTCTGGCAGTGGTAAATCGACTATGTTAAGATTACTGCTGGGTTTTGAGTCTCCAGAATCTGGTGGAATTTACTACGATGGTCAAGACCTATCTGGATTAGATATTGAAGCAGTCCGCCGACAATTGGGCGTGGTCTTACAAAATAGCCAATTGACCTCAGCTTCGATTTTCGAGAACATAGCCGCAGGCGCTCACATTACCCTAGAAGAAGCTTGGGAAGCAGCCCGTTCTGCTGGTTTCGCTGATGATATCACCGCCATGCCCATGCAAATGCATACTGTAGTCAGTGAAGGTGGCGGAAATATTTCTGGGGGACAACGCCAACGTCTGCTAATTGCTCGCGCCCTAGCATTGAAACCGCGAATTTTATTTTTTGATGAGGCTACCAGCGCTTTAGATAACAGAACTCAAGCTATTGTAAGCCAAAGCTTAGATAAATTGCAAGTTACCAGAATTGCGATCGCCCACCGACTGAGTACAATCCGCAACGCTCATCGTATTTATGTCCTCCAAAGTGGGCGAGTTGTCCAACAGGGAAGCTTTGAGGAATTAACAGCAGTCGAGGGGTTATTTGCTCAGTTAATGGCGCGACAAATGACTTAA
- a CDS encoding NHLP family bacteriocin export ABC transporter peptidase/permease/ATPase subunit yields the protein MVSTNQTVTTGINPWQYLLTLVSGKSTGRVKTPTVLQMEAVECGAAALGIILGYYGRIVPLTELRRECGVSRDGSKASNMVKAAKRYGLEAKGFKKELKQLQALRPPYIIFWHFNHFVVVEGFGKKRVYLNDPGTGPRTVSHQEFDEGYTGVVLVMEPSKEFVKSGRKTSIAVSLWERLSGAAGALIYCLIAGFLLTLVGLAVPVLTQVFVDDILVQQRQDWLRPLLVVMAIITILQGSLTLLRLKYLRRLKIKLAIGMSSRFFWHILRLPASFYAQRFAGEISDRTHLNDEVANVLSGKLATTLIDAIMVIFYALVMVQYDWVLTLIMVIFAAINIVTLQSISRQRVDANQRLMQEYGKAAGISIAALQGIETIKASGLESDFFARWSGYYTKAINSQQQLGTTNQIFSVLPVLLSALSSMLLLVVGGLRVMDGHLSIGMLIAFQGLTHSFQEPVNNLVNFGTSLQELEGNLVRLDDVLDNPIEETGNPKERETDFSVQSKLQGYVELRNITFGYSRLEPALIENFNLSIKPGQRVALVGGSGSGKSTIAKLVSGLYQPWTGEILFDGTLREQIPQQMLTNSVAMVEQDILLFGGTVRDNLTLWDSTVPNNSLMRACKDAAIDDIVLSMSGGFDAELIEAGANLSGGQRQRLEIARALVNNPSILVMDEATSALDAETEKIIDQNLRRRGCTCIIVAHRLSTIRDCDEIIVLERGKVVQRGTHQQLWQVEGAYSRLLSNL from the coding sequence GTGGTATCTACTAATCAGACCGTAACAACAGGAATTAATCCTTGGCAATACCTGCTAACATTAGTCTCTGGTAAAAGCACAGGACGGGTAAAAACGCCGACTGTTTTGCAAATGGAGGCTGTGGAATGCGGTGCTGCAGCTTTGGGGATTATTCTTGGTTATTATGGACGCATTGTACCCCTAACGGAACTGCGTCGAGAGTGTGGTGTCTCCCGCGATGGTAGCAAAGCATCGAATATGGTCAAAGCTGCTAAAAGGTATGGACTGGAAGCGAAAGGCTTTAAAAAGGAACTGAAGCAGTTACAAGCTTTGCGCCCTCCATATATCATATTTTGGCACTTTAACCACTTTGTTGTAGTAGAAGGATTTGGCAAAAAACGGGTTTATCTCAATGACCCAGGGACCGGACCGCGTACGGTATCACACCAAGAATTTGACGAGGGGTACACTGGGGTGGTGCTGGTCATGGAACCCAGCAAAGAGTTTGTCAAAAGTGGTCGCAAAACTAGTATTGCGGTATCCCTGTGGGAACGGTTGAGCGGTGCTGCTGGGGCGTTAATTTATTGCCTAATTGCCGGTTTTTTGTTAACCTTAGTTGGGTTAGCTGTGCCCGTGTTAACCCAGGTATTTGTCGATGATATCCTGGTGCAGCAAAGACAGGATTGGTTACGTCCTTTGCTGGTAGTCATGGCTATTATAACTATACTCCAAGGGTCGCTCACCTTACTGCGGTTAAAGTATCTCCGCCGGTTGAAGATTAAGCTGGCTATTGGGATGTCTAGCCGCTTTTTTTGGCATATTCTCCGCCTACCTGCGAGTTTTTACGCTCAACGCTTTGCTGGAGAAATCAGCGATCGCACTCATCTTAATGACGAAGTTGCTAATGTCCTTTCGGGAAAATTGGCGACTACGCTCATTGATGCAATTATGGTAATATTCTATGCCTTAGTCATGGTGCAATACGACTGGGTACTAACCTTGATTATGGTAATTTTTGCAGCTATTAATATCGTCACATTACAGTCAATTTCCCGTCAGCGGGTCGATGCGAATCAGCGGTTAATGCAGGAATATGGCAAAGCGGCTGGTATTTCGATAGCGGCTTTGCAAGGTATAGAAACTATCAAAGCATCTGGTTTAGAGTCAGATTTCTTTGCTCGCTGGTCGGGTTACTATACCAAAGCAATTAATTCCCAGCAGCAACTGGGGACAACCAATCAGATATTCTCTGTCTTACCGGTACTTTTGTCAGCCCTTTCCTCAATGCTATTATTAGTAGTCGGTGGTTTGCGGGTGATGGATGGACACTTGAGCATTGGGATGCTAATAGCTTTTCAAGGGTTAACCCACAGTTTTCAAGAACCGGTGAACAATCTGGTCAACTTCGGTACAAGTTTGCAAGAGTTAGAAGGTAATTTAGTCCGCTTAGATGATGTGCTGGACAACCCGATTGAGGAGACAGGGAACCCGAAAGAAAGAGAAACCGATTTTTCTGTCCAATCCAAATTGCAGGGATATGTCGAATTGCGGAATATCACCTTTGGCTATAGTCGCTTAGAACCCGCACTCATAGAAAACTTTAACCTATCAATTAAACCAGGACAGCGGGTTGCTTTGGTAGGTGGGAGTGGTTCTGGTAAATCTACTATCGCCAAACTAGTTAGCGGACTTTATCAACCGTGGACAGGGGAAATTTTGTTTGATGGTACATTGAGAGAACAGATTCCCCAACAAATGCTGACCAATTCTGTGGCAATGGTAGAGCAAGATATCCTACTATTTGGCGGAACTGTCAGAGACAATTTAACCCTATGGGATTCGACAGTCCCAAACAACAGCCTGATGAGAGCTTGTAAAGATGCCGCTATTGACGATATAGTTCTTTCAATGTCTGGAGGTTTTGATGCAGAACTGATAGAAGCTGGAGCCAACTTAAGCGGGGGACAACGCCAGCGGTTAGAAATTGCGCGTGCTTTGGTAAATAACCCCTCAATTCTGGTCATGGATGAAGCTACCAGCGCCTTAGACGCCGAGACAGAAAAAATCATTGATCAGAATTTGCGGCGACGGGGTTGCACCTGCATTATTGTCGCACATCGTTTAAGCACTATCCGCGACTGCGATGAAATCATTGTCTTGGAGCGAGGAAAAGTAGTGCAACGTGGTACTCATCAACAATTGTGGCAAGTCGAGGGCGCTTACTCGCGGTTACTTAGCAATTTGTAA
- a CDS encoding NHLP bacteriocin system secretion protein gives MLHQKRSIFRKESLERLSSPERLDQLMQVVSPKSWLPLAALGSILTVAVIWSIYGRIPVTVQGRGVLIYPSKVVPLQSKSAGQLIALNIKVGDIIKKGQVLATIDQAELRKQLQQQQAKLTELQSQDQAVASLQGVRREQEQLSREQQRQYLQQRIGELQAVTPLLKTTGNTSIGQQRQGLQQRLKQAQGLNPVFLQRMKSRQQLFKQEGAISGDEALKAEQEYLQNLEKIADIQNQLKELDVKTTETERDYHQNLSTISDLQAQLKELDSKRASVAQQDLENATARKKEIQEVKREIAKLQLQLGDNSQIISQYSGRILEITLTPGQVVNAGTRLATIEAENPQSQLVSVTYFPVAEGKKIQSGMKIQITPQTVKRERFGGIVGNITSISRFPISKESAAAEVGNAEVVEGLLSQQKEGLIQVFSDLELDSTTPSGYKWSSSTGPQTKISSGTTTLVRVKVEERAPITFVLPILREYSGIY, from the coding sequence ATGCTCCACCAAAAACGTAGTATATTCCGCAAAGAATCCCTAGAGCGGCTATCATCACCCGAAAGACTAGACCAATTGATGCAGGTAGTCAGCCCCAAAAGCTGGCTACCCCTAGCCGCCTTGGGTTCTATCCTCACAGTAGCCGTCATCTGGAGCATTTACGGACGCATCCCCGTTACCGTTCAAGGTCGAGGAGTGCTGATTTACCCCAGCAAAGTTGTACCCCTACAATCAAAAAGCGCGGGACAGTTAATTGCTCTGAATATCAAAGTCGGTGATATCATCAAAAAAGGGCAAGTACTGGCGACCATTGACCAAGCTGAACTCCGCAAGCAACTGCAACAGCAACAAGCTAAACTGACGGAACTACAGTCACAAGACCAAGCGGTTGCTTCATTGCAAGGGGTAAGACGAGAACAGGAGCAACTCTCAAGAGAGCAACAACGTCAATATCTCCAGCAACGCATCGGGGAATTGCAAGCTGTAACACCGCTGCTGAAAACCACAGGTAATACCTCCATAGGACAGCAACGCCAAGGCTTACAGCAACGCCTCAAGCAAGCCCAAGGGTTGAATCCTGTTTTCCTCCAGAGAATGAAAAGCCGCCAACAGTTATTTAAACAAGAAGGGGCGATTTCCGGCGATGAAGCCCTCAAAGCGGAACAGGAATATCTGCAAAACCTGGAAAAAATTGCCGACATCCAGAACCAATTAAAGGAACTGGATGTAAAGACGACGGAAACAGAAAGAGACTATCATCAAAACCTGAGTACTATTTCTGACCTCCAAGCCCAACTCAAAGAATTGGACAGCAAACGCGCTTCTGTGGCTCAACAAGACCTAGAAAATGCCACTGCCCGCAAAAAAGAGATTCAAGAAGTGAAGCGGGAAATTGCCAAATTACAACTGCAATTAGGCGACAATAGCCAAATTATTAGTCAATACTCAGGACGCATTTTAGAAATTACTCTGACGCCAGGACAAGTTGTCAATGCTGGTACTCGTCTAGCAACCATTGAGGCGGAAAATCCCCAAAGTCAGCTGGTGAGTGTGACTTATTTCCCTGTGGCTGAGGGTAAGAAAATTCAGTCAGGGATGAAAATTCAAATTACGCCGCAAACTGTCAAACGGGAACGCTTTGGTGGTATTGTGGGTAATATCACTAGCATTTCACGGTTTCCCATTTCCAAAGAATCAGCCGCTGCAGAGGTGGGCAATGCGGAAGTGGTGGAAGGTCTGCTATCTCAACAAAAGGAAGGTTTAATCCAAGTATTTTCTGACCTAGAGCTAGATTCTACCACACCAAGCGGCTACAAGTGGTCTTCTTCCACCGGACCGCAAACAAAAATCTCTTCTGGAACTACTACCCTTGTGCGGGTCAAGGTCGAAGAACGCGCCCCCATCACCTTTGTGTTACCAATCTTGAGGGAATACAGTGGTATCTACTAA